The sequence GAGACCGATGCCCGCGCCTTGGAACTTGCGGGTGGACGAGGTGTCGACCTGCCAGAAGCGTTCGAAAATACGCGGCAGCACGTCCGGCGCGATGCCGACGCCCGTGTCCGCCACCGACAGGTGCAGCGTGCCTTCCACGACTTCCGTCACCACCTCGATGCTGCCACCGGAGGGGGTGAACTTGATCGCGTTGACCACCAGGTTGAGGACGATCTTGTCGAACTTGTCGCGGTCGATCATCCACGCGCCCTCGTTCTGGACCTGCCAGACGAGCGCCACGTGGTCCTGCTCCGCGAGGTGGCGCAGCGACCGCAGCATGCCATCGAGGTGCGGCTGCAACTCGGTGGGCTGGCGGACGACATCGGCGTGGCCGGTGTCGAAGCGGACCAGATCGAGGAGGTCGTCGATGAGTTTGAGAAGGCGCAGGCCGTTCTGGCCGAGGAGAGTGGTCATCTCCGCGCCACGCGGATCATTCTGGAGCGGCGGCAGTTTGGCCAGGCGCTCGGTGATGCCGAGCATGACCGTCAGCGGCGTGCGGAGCTCATGGCTGATGTTGGCGAAGAACCGCGTTTTGGCCTCGTCGAGCTCGCTGAGCTGGCGGTTCTGCGACTCGAGCAGGGTGCGGGCGCTCTCGACCTCCTTGCGCAGGGCGAACTCCCGGAACCGCAGGCGCTCGTAGGCGTGGTTCCCCACCAGCACGAACACCGCGGTGACGAACAGGAAATAGGCGTTGTTGAAAAGGATCCGCCCGTTCGGCGAATAGCGGGAGACGAGCACCGCCAGCGCGTAGAAGACGAAGCACACCAGCACCATCACCAGTGTCTTCTTGAACGACCAGCGCAGCAGGATCGAAAGCCCGAGCAGCACCAGGTTCAACCCGGCGTAATAGAGCGAGTCCCCGCCGCGGGTCATGGCGATCATCGCGCAGATCGCCAGCGTCGGCAGACCGGGAATCGCCTGGGAAATCCACTCCGGCGGCCGGGAAACATCCGCCCGGGACAGCAGGAAGAACACCACCCCAAGCAGCAACGAGCTCACCGCTCGGAGCGCCAGGAACTGCCACGCGAACTCGGGAAATACCACCCAGTCCAGAATCGAGCCGGCGAGCATGAACAGCCCCGCCAGCACCGCGGCGCGACGATCGTTCGCCACCGCGACGTTGTATTCGTAGTCGCGGAACTCCTGCTCCAGCACGGCGGGGTCGACCGCCACCTGGCTCTGGACGGGTTCAGCCATTCGCCAGTTCGATATCCAGGAAGAGGTTCACCCCGGTGGCGTCCGCCGTGATCGTCGTTGATTTCACGGGCAAGCCGTCCGGCACCAGATCCTGCATCTCGCTGTCATCGCGGTAGATCAGGTTCCACTCCATCAGATACTCCATCCACGCCTTGCGCGGGTTGCTGGCCGCCACGTTGGTGACGATCACGCGGCCGCCCGGGCGGACCATCGTGCAGAACAGCTCGACGAGCTTCTTGCAGACACGCTGGGAAAGGTAATCGAACAGGCCCGCGCAATAGACCACGTCGTAGCCCGTGAACTCCTCCTCGCCGCCCTGCGAGGCCGCGCGGAGCAGCTGGTGCACCGAGCGCTGGAAGTAGCGGACCGTCGTTTCACGGCCCCCCGCCATGCGCGCCTCCTGGATCCGCTCGCGGGTGTATTCCAGCGTTTCGGCGTTGAAATCGAGCAGGTCGATGTCGATCAGGTCGCTCTCGTCGTGCTCGCGGAGGAAGCGCTGGATCTCCACCGCCGGGCCGCAGGCGAGGTTGAAGACACGGGTCTTCGAGCGGCCGACACGGCTGCGGGTTTCCCGCATCAAGGTCTCAATGAGGTAGTCGATGCGGTTGCGGTGGGCCACCACCGGCTCGGTGTGGAGCAGCGCGTAGTTGAGGATTTTCGCGAACGCCGAGGAACCCTCATATGGATTCCGCAACATCATGTTCACCATCTCGTAGTCACCGGCATAACCCAGCGGCTTGGTGTAAGTCCGGTAGAGGAACGGCGAACACAACACGATCGGATGCAGCTCGCGGCGGACGTAGGACTTGTGGACCGCCGCCTCTTCCTCGCCCACCTCGCGGGCGACCTTTTCGAAGCGCTCCATCGAGGGCAGCACCTCGTCCACCACGCGGGCCTGGACGTTGGAGAAGATCTCCTGCTCGAGCTCGTCGCGGCGGCGGGTGACCGTGGTGCGGATGCCCACATCGACGCCGG comes from Luteolibacter sp. LG18 and encodes:
- a CDS encoding class I SAM-dependent methyltransferase; translation: MELVGDTSQSVITCRNSQGTELTANLLRIKRYSVVFEVYNPYSILQLSEVLSDFRIMASRRLLYHGKAVISNLLNTGIVLVCEATLDEGWVEVDFLSSVTGGADIGGQFTSFMSEWKSANQVQDPFKLVVADMANMLNGVQHWLTGVDVGIRTTVTRRRDELEQEIFSNVQARVVDEVLPSMERFEKVAREVGEEEAAVHKSYVRRELHPIVLCSPFLYRTYTKPLGYAGDYEMVNMMLRNPYEGSSAFAKILNYALLHTEPVVAHRNRIDYLIETLMRETRSRVGRSKTRVFNLACGPAVEIQRFLREHDESDLIDIDLLDFNAETLEYTRERIQEARMAGGRETTVRYFQRSVHQLLRAASQGGEEEFTGYDVVYCAGLFDYLSQRVCKKLVELFCTMVRPGGRVIVTNVAASNPRKAWMEYLMEWNLIYRDDSEMQDLVPDGLPVKSTTITADATGVNLFLDIELANG